From the genome of Pelobacter propionicus DSM 2379, one region includes:
- a CDS encoding AAA family ATPase: MEKNKVKPACGQPGTTLAPVFTQLNGVILGKEKQIKLALTCLLARGHLLIEDVPGLGKTVLAHALGRALGLEYQRVQFTSDLLPGDVIGCSVYDRNQGAFHFTPGPVFTQLLLADEINRATPKCQSALLEAMEERQVSADGKTRELPQPFYVIATQNPTEQVGTYPLPESQLDRFLLRISMGYPDQDAELEILRGEDRKTMLENMNPLVSPSDLLALQAGVREVKVSDAVLRYLYRLLDFTRTSELFHTGLSTRAGLGLLRAAQAWALIHDEDKLLPGDIQSVFPAVAGHRLAPVAGRMSSSRIGEEIIANVAVD; the protein is encoded by the coding sequence ATGGAAAAGAACAAAGTAAAACCGGCTTGCGGGCAGCCCGGAACAACGCTCGCCCCCGTCTTTACGCAGCTTAACGGTGTCATACTCGGCAAAGAGAAGCAGATCAAACTGGCGCTCACCTGCCTGCTCGCCCGCGGCCACCTGCTGATCGAGGATGTGCCCGGACTCGGCAAGACCGTCCTGGCCCATGCATTGGGCCGTGCTCTGGGGCTGGAATACCAGCGGGTGCAGTTTACCAGCGACCTGTTGCCCGGCGATGTCATCGGCTGTTCCGTCTACGATCGCAACCAGGGTGCGTTCCATTTTACCCCGGGACCGGTCTTTACGCAGCTTCTGCTGGCGGACGAAATCAACCGCGCCACTCCCAAGTGCCAGAGCGCCCTGCTGGAGGCCATGGAGGAGCGCCAGGTGAGCGCCGACGGCAAAACGCGCGAGTTGCCGCAGCCGTTTTACGTCATCGCCACCCAGAACCCCACCGAACAGGTGGGCACCTATCCGCTTCCCGAATCACAGCTTGACCGCTTTCTGCTGCGGATTTCCATGGGCTATCCCGATCAGGACGCGGAATTGGAGATCCTTCGGGGGGAAGACCGCAAAACGATGCTGGAGAACATGAATCCCCTCGTCTCCCCGTCCGATCTGCTGGCGCTCCAGGCCGGGGTGCGGGAGGTGAAGGTTTCGGACGCCGTCTTGCGCTACCTGTACCGGTTGCTTGATTTCACCAGAACGTCGGAGCTGTTTCATACCGGTCTTTCCACGCGGGCGGGGCTGGGGTTGCTGCGCGCCGCGCAGGCCTGGGCGCTGATCCATGATGAGGACAAGCTGCTGCCGGGAGATATCCAGAGCGTTTTCCCGGCCGTGGCGGGCCATCGTCTGGCGCCGGTGGCGGGCAGGATGTCGTCATCACGGATCGGCGAGGAGATCATCGCCAATGTTGCCGTCGATTAG
- a CDS encoding DUF3438 family protein, with product MLFVTPVVTSLSVRRRMPVAALLLSVLLSVSVACAAEIGKVRTATDMAGNVVVEELEFKKADVQDAVRIISELSGVNIVATGEAGKKRVTFFIRKQTVAEIVDCICRLSGLWYRHNPKSGVFILMTTEEYQRDIVVFRNEPIKSFQLKYLNVAVAARTIADLYGDRVELQGKANWDTGDDYAISGLDSEIENDDGDDDDDSNSNSNSGNGRNNRNNSDNSDNRNNRSNDGSGSRSGRTEEKLNLTSAQLALLEQKAKTELQIPEGMLRQLTERKTAPIYVTINRQHNILFVRTSDEKALTEIAKVVQDSDRQVPEVLLEMKVLEVQLNDKFESAFTISTISGGSQTGPDDGQVANPLNTAASAVGSTLLGMGNFALNSESTLTYQFLSSDLRLRLQLLQQNNNLTTIATPMLMAANNHPARLFIGEETVLTTGFTTMTSTSTTTSGVVVNNTLPVPVTETKSVGNTLTILPSINADRSVVMRIVHENSSVKTNGASIPLPVGTTVQTVSIDTVNTSKLEGTVLAQDGMTVAVGGMMRTNITDYESKVPLLGDIPYLGFFFKQKQKIKTKTELVLLITPYILQAPNLGEAVTRRRLNDLSGNTGEINSYMDKLEQERSATGTSRTDAANRHAEPPADVVGGKEQGIAELIKTAAVQVRQPLSLRQPVGAVRPAPLDVRGEVQVFTVSGVAALPTAAWSDGRHFVTALKVVNRTSRELKLDVTALRGVWAAATLERQELAPAGRDGDSTWLYLVSETGFENVIAGSGSK from the coding sequence ATGCTGTTTGTAACGCCTGTTGTGACATCTCTTTCCGTCAGACGACGCATGCCGGTTGCGGCACTGCTGCTCTCGGTCCTTTTGTCGGTTTCCGTCGCGTGCGCCGCCGAAATAGGCAAAGTCCGCACCGCTACCGACATGGCGGGAAACGTGGTCGTGGAGGAATTGGAATTCAAGAAAGCAGACGTTCAGGACGCCGTCCGGATCATCTCGGAATTGTCCGGAGTCAATATCGTTGCGACCGGAGAGGCGGGCAAGAAGCGGGTGACGTTCTTTATCCGCAAGCAGACCGTGGCCGAGATCGTCGACTGCATCTGCCGGCTTTCCGGGCTCTGGTACCGGCATAATCCGAAATCCGGCGTTTTCATCCTGATGACCACTGAGGAGTACCAACGGGATATCGTGGTCTTCCGCAACGAACCGATCAAGTCGTTCCAGCTCAAGTATCTCAATGTGGCTGTCGCCGCCAGAACCATCGCCGATCTCTACGGCGACCGGGTGGAGCTGCAGGGGAAGGCCAACTGGGATACGGGTGACGACTACGCCATCAGCGGGCTGGATTCGGAGATCGAGAACGACGATGGCGATGATGACGACGACAGCAACAGCAACAGCAACAGCGGCAACGGCAGAAACAACCGCAACAACAGCGACAACAGCGACAACAGGAACAACCGTAGCAATGACGGCTCCGGAAGCAGATCCGGCCGCACCGAGGAAAAGCTGAACCTGACTTCGGCCCAGCTTGCCCTGCTTGAACAGAAAGCCAAGACGGAGCTGCAGATACCCGAAGGAATGCTCCGCCAGTTGACCGAACGCAAAACAGCTCCCATCTACGTGACCATCAACCGGCAGCACAACATCCTCTTCGTCCGCACCTCCGACGAAAAGGCGCTCACCGAGATCGCGAAGGTGGTGCAGGATTCCGATCGGCAGGTGCCGGAGGTGCTGCTGGAGATGAAGGTACTGGAGGTACAGCTCAACGACAAGTTCGAATCGGCTTTCACCATCAGCACCATCAGCGGCGGCAGCCAGACCGGCCCCGATGACGGTCAGGTCGCCAACCCCCTGAACACCGCCGCATCCGCCGTGGGCAGTACCTTGTTGGGTATGGGTAATTTCGCTCTCAATTCCGAGAGTACCCTGACCTATCAGTTTCTGAGTTCGGATCTGCGCCTGCGGTTACAGCTCTTGCAGCAGAACAATAACCTCACGACCATCGCCACGCCGATGCTCATGGCCGCCAACAACCATCCGGCCCGGCTGTTCATCGGAGAGGAGACGGTGCTGACAACCGGCTTCACGACAATGACATCGACCTCAACCACCACCAGCGGCGTGGTGGTCAATAACACCCTTCCCGTTCCCGTGACGGAAACCAAGAGCGTCGGCAATACCCTGACCATTCTTCCCTCCATCAATGCCGACCGTTCGGTGGTGATGCGGATCGTGCATGAGAATTCAAGTGTCAAAACCAACGGCGCCAGCATTCCGTTGCCGGTGGGGACGACCGTTCAGACCGTTTCCATAGATACCGTCAACACGTCGAAACTGGAAGGAACCGTGCTGGCCCAGGATGGCATGACGGTTGCCGTGGGAGGGATGATGCGGACGAATATCACCGACTACGAAAGCAAGGTGCCGCTGCTGGGCGATATCCCTTACCTGGGCTTCTTCTTCAAACAGAAACAGAAGATCAAAACCAAGACGGAACTGGTGCTCCTGATAACCCCCTACATACTCCAAGCGCCGAACCTGGGAGAGGCCGTTACCCGGCGGCGACTGAACGATCTGTCGGGGAATACCGGTGAAATCAACTCCTATATGGACAAGCTGGAACAGGAGCGTTCCGCAACCGGGACTAGCCGGACCGACGCCGCGAACCGGCATGCGGAACCGCCCGCAGACGTTGTCGGCGGGAAGGAACAGGGCATTGCCGAGTTGATCAAGACAGCGGCCGTCCAGGTGCGCCAGCCCCTGTCGCTCAGGCAGCCGGTGGGCGCTGTCCGGCCGGCGCCGCTGGACGTCCGGGGCGAGGTTCAGGTTTTCACCGTCAGCGGCGTTGCGGCGTTGCCCACGGCCGCCTGGAGCGACGGCCGGCACTTCGTGACCGCCCTGAAGGTCGTCAACCGGACCAGCAGGGAGCTGAAACTGGATGTCACCGCTCTGCGGGGCGTCTGGGCCGCCGCGACCCTGGAGCGGCAGGAACTGGCGCCCGCCGGCAGGGACGGTGATTCCACCTGGCTGTATCTTGTTTCCGAAACCGGCTTTGAAAACGTGATTGCCGGGAGCGGGAGCAAATGA
- a CDS encoding GspE/PulE family protein codes for MPVNETILIEAAIKTGLLREADIKTLRLQAKRERLPLLEVITRAGRFPEAALYQSLADARGIPFLLPEQLTADAEALALLPQGSRQHRLLLPVRDADGGRLLALADPDDHLSLERVERATGERYRPALAEPAALRGALERCGQGGAAWPAAAEKNDPVQFLDDVMKEVYLRRASDVHFEPQEGRMRIRLRVDGRMQEFGRMLPASDEDALLNRIKVLAGLDIAEQRMAQDGAMKYAIMNWDIPEVDIRVATIPTRWGERATMRILGQDTGRLTLEQLGMPKTMLGAFRRAIARPHGVILVTGPTGSGKSTTLYSAIRELDVNAINVLTVEDPVELPIAGVSQVQVSVKVGFAEALRSFLRHDPDVILVGEMRDRETVDIGLRAAMTGHLVMSTLHTNDAVGAVTRLLDIGAERFLIASTLTGVLAQRLVRRLCVNCCRKRPALPEELRILNLEGENVVEIYEPGGCSFCLGSGFRGRIGLFEAFWIDQDLSLAISEGASEVRIREMAGNYTTLWQDAREKVLRGEVSLAEVLHVRAEAN; via the coding sequence ATGCCGGTAAACGAAACCATTCTGATCGAGGCCGCCATCAAGACCGGCCTGCTCAGGGAAGCCGATATCAAGACGTTGCGGTTGCAGGCCAAACGGGAGCGGCTCCCCCTGCTGGAGGTGATCACCAGGGCGGGCAGGTTTCCCGAGGCCGCTCTCTACCAGTCCCTGGCCGACGCGCGGGGGATTCCCTTTCTCCTGCCGGAGCAGCTGACGGCCGATGCGGAAGCGCTGGCGCTCCTGCCCCAGGGGAGCCGGCAGCACCGGCTGCTGTTGCCGGTGCGGGACGCGGACGGCGGCAGGCTGCTGGCGCTGGCGGATCCCGATGATCACCTGAGCCTGGAGCGTGTCGAACGCGCCACCGGTGAACGCTATCGTCCCGCTCTTGCGGAACCCGCGGCGCTCCGCGGCGCGCTCGAGCGGTGCGGCCAGGGGGGGGCGGCATGGCCCGCGGCGGCGGAAAAGAATGATCCGGTCCAGTTTCTGGACGACGTCATGAAGGAGGTGTACCTGCGCCGCGCCTCCGACGTGCACTTCGAGCCCCAGGAGGGGAGGATGAGAATCCGCCTGCGGGTGGACGGCCGCATGCAGGAGTTCGGCCGCATGCTGCCGGCCTCGGATGAAGATGCCCTGCTGAACCGGATCAAGGTGCTGGCGGGGCTGGATATCGCCGAGCAGCGCATGGCCCAGGACGGCGCCATGAAATACGCCATCATGAACTGGGACATCCCGGAGGTGGATATCCGCGTCGCCACCATTCCAACCCGCTGGGGCGAGCGGGCGACCATGCGTATCCTCGGTCAGGATACCGGCCGGTTGACGCTGGAGCAGCTGGGCATGCCGAAAACGATGCTCGGGGCGTTCCGCCGTGCCATTGCCCGGCCCCATGGCGTGATTCTGGTGACCGGCCCCACCGGCAGCGGCAAGTCGACGACGCTGTACAGCGCCATTCGGGAGCTGGACGTGAACGCCATCAATGTGCTGACGGTTGAAGACCCGGTGGAACTGCCCATCGCCGGGGTCAGTCAGGTCCAGGTGAGCGTCAAGGTCGGCTTTGCCGAGGCGCTGCGCTCGTTTCTGCGTCACGATCCCGATGTCATCCTGGTGGGGGAAATGCGCGACCGGGAGACGGTTGATATCGGGCTGCGGGCGGCCATGACGGGGCACCTGGTGATGTCTACCCTCCATACCAACGATGCCGTCGGAGCGGTTACCAGGCTCCTGGATATCGGCGCCGAGCGTTTTCTCATCGCTTCGACCCTGACCGGTGTGCTGGCCCAGCGTCTGGTGCGGCGACTGTGCGTCAACTGCTGCCGGAAACGCCCGGCCCTGCCCGAGGAGCTGCGGATACTCAACCTGGAAGGCGAAAACGTGGTGGAGATCTACGAGCCGGGGGGCTGCTCCTTTTGCCTCGGCAGCGGCTTCAGGGGGCGCATCGGGCTGTTCGAGGCGTTCTGGATCGACCAGGATCTGAGTCTGGCGATCTCGGAAGGCGCAAGCGAGGTGAGGATACGGGAAATGGCCGGAAATTACACAACCCTCTGGCAGGACGCCCGCGAGAAGGTTCTGCGGGGCGAGGTCTCCCTTGCCGAAGTGCTCCACGTAAGGGCGGAGGCGAACTAG
- a CDS encoding type IV pilin protein produces the protein MPASSRTDRASGSPLSGRRGFTLLELLVIVAIMAAVAFVAGGSYSGVSRQANDQLVRSEMQELATAIRRFRQDTGYYPKTGPFGLVGVGAGKITDAAIEAQFSHAGASAAERARWFYSPANLYQLTAEKSLLPAGHQLEEWNKETGRGWRGPYLRGDDGYVDIRDGINSGTAAGTSAGNPLAGNDIRDVNGVADPFELRAVTVSGVSLLSWSAAAGVTEREVWGRPYLVFDLNTAHPWIVSMGPDGVYNTSDDIKLTIE, from the coding sequence ATGCCTGCGTCAAGTAGAACCGACCGCGCTTCCGGATCTCCGTTATCCGGGCGGCGGGGGTTCACCCTGCTGGAGCTTTTGGTCATCGTCGCCATCATGGCGGCCGTCGCCTTTGTCGCCGGCGGATCGTATTCCGGGGTGAGCCGGCAGGCCAACGACCAACTCGTCCGTTCGGAAATGCAGGAGCTGGCCACGGCCATCCGCCGCTTCAGACAGGACACCGGCTATTACCCCAAGACCGGGCCGTTCGGCCTCGTAGGTGTTGGGGCCGGAAAAATTACGGATGCGGCGATTGAGGCGCAATTTTCCCATGCCGGCGCGAGCGCGGCAGAGCGGGCGCGCTGGTTCTATTCACCGGCCAATCTGTACCAACTTACGGCGGAAAAGAGTCTGCTGCCGGCCGGCCACCAACTGGAAGAATGGAACAAGGAGACCGGCCGGGGCTGGCGCGGCCCCTATTTGCGGGGGGACGACGGTTACGTGGATATTCGAGACGGCATCAATAGCGGCACGGCGGCCGGAACATCGGCCGGGAACCCGCTGGCCGGCAACGACATCCGGGACGTGAACGGCGTGGCCGACCCCTTCGAGCTCCGGGCCGTGACCGTCTCCGGCGTCAGCCTCCTTAGCTGGAGCGCCGCTGCGGGCGTTACGGAACGGGAGGTCTGGGGACGCCCCTATCTGGTGTTCGACCTGAATACCGCCCATCCCTGGATTGTCAGCATGGGGCCGGACGGGGTCTACAACACGTCCGACGACATCAAACTTACTATCGAGTGA
- a CDS encoding prepilin-type N-terminal cleavage/methylation domain-containing protein produces MDTAPSYIGIGNERGLTLLELLLVVTILSAVAWVSLASVANDAEQIRYDDTRNRLRSIRGAVVGDTGTAGWEKGIQSGFVVDNGRLPGSINDLIMAPSGFLAYGPVSPLFDPAPDTNGYNNGGETTLSQAQNQFMKGFRGSYLVGSAGGTYRDGWGTRLSPGATLKNCPTVPSGSTNSGSDLDSDNHGWCVTLYNDGLYVDSYGKDGENGGNDFEADMAMGEPVLAGDWRINLSGAGVRIVNQSGADLSFSTAVRASLLIFHNGASATWRRITSGVAADTCLDGDGDGLCGGAPAPRETTATLPAENVPAGEHLLVLVADPDGTAHNADDSLYAGPVTARVKFFSRGGVPDLVLIIR; encoded by the coding sequence ATGGATACCGCCCCGTCATACATCGGCATCGGCAACGAGCGGGGACTGACCCTGCTGGAGCTGCTGTTGGTGGTCACCATCCTGTCGGCGGTGGCCTGGGTGAGCCTGGCCTCGGTGGCCAATGACGCCGAGCAGATACGCTATGACGACACCCGCAACCGCCTGCGGTCGATCCGGGGCGCGGTTGTTGGCGACACCGGAACGGCGGGGTGGGAGAAGGGGATCCAGAGCGGCTTTGTGGTGGACAACGGCAGGCTTCCCGGCAGCATCAACGACCTGATCATGGCGCCGTCCGGATTTCTGGCGTACGGGCCGGTTTCGCCCCTGTTCGACCCGGCCCCTGATACCAATGGTTACAACAACGGTGGGGAGACCACGCTGAGCCAGGCGCAGAACCAGTTCATGAAAGGGTTCCGCGGCTCCTATCTGGTTGGCTCGGCAGGCGGCACATACCGGGACGGCTGGGGGACCAGGCTGTCTCCGGGGGCCACGCTCAAAAACTGCCCCACCGTACCGTCCGGTTCCACGAACAGCGGCAGCGATCTTGATAGCGACAATCACGGCTGGTGCGTCACCCTGTACAACGACGGTCTGTACGTGGACAGCTACGGCAAGGACGGGGAGAACGGCGGCAATGATTTCGAGGCGGATATGGCCATGGGTGAGCCGGTGCTGGCCGGGGACTGGCGGATCAATCTGTCCGGCGCGGGGGTCAGGATCGTCAACCAGAGCGGCGCCGACCTGAGCTTTTCCACGGCGGTCAGGGCATCGCTGCTTATTTTCCACAACGGTGCAAGCGCCACCTGGCGGCGCATTACCTCGGGTGTCGCCGCCGACACCTGTCTGGATGGCGACGGCGACGGCCTGTGCGGCGGCGCTCCCGCGCCCCGGGAGACGACGGCGACCCTGCCGGCCGAGAATGTCCCGGCGGGAGAGCATCTGCTGGTGCTGGTAGCCGATCCGGACGGGACGGCCCATAACGCCGACGACAGCCTGTACGCCGGTCCCGTGACCGCCAGGGTGAAGTTCTTCTCCCGGGGCGGTGTACCGGACCTGGTCCTGATCATCCGCTGA
- a CDS encoding type II secretion system protein, translating into MSINFFNRKEIKCLQKLRKKLNQRGFTLLELLVVVAILAAIAGTATIALKDTDARASAAAHVTMMDELNKGISTYRVLQRNTLPNRLDSLMMYGGTGHVTVGAAAPLSILGFTAADTGTYTNEDAATLPIPAGVQTIMSDAGITELRYVNDVAANNPDGDGNCGDIKALVENRGNNVVAGNIFLSASANGCGVAQALDGTATPMGMFWVGGQERLTGQPFTVETGTPVEFDGTNLATANSPAYLLTGIGPSSTLFDANTLGGMTTVPVYRHVKPNEYNRFVAVWNVGDFDGAGAITAKDQIELVAIVDGALDTKEEELGEWDGTRNTI; encoded by the coding sequence ATGAGTATCAATTTTTTCAACAGGAAAGAAATCAAATGTTTGCAGAAACTGCGTAAGAAGCTGAACCAGCGCGGCTTTACCCTGCTTGAGCTCCTCGTTGTCGTCGCCATCCTGGCGGCCATCGCCGGTACCGCCACCATCGCCCTGAAAGACACCGACGCCCGCGCCTCGGCCGCGGCCCACGTCACCATGATGGATGAGCTGAACAAGGGGATCAGCACCTACCGCGTGCTCCAGAGGAACACGCTGCCCAACCGGCTTGATTCCCTGATGATGTATGGCGGCACCGGCCACGTCACCGTGGGTGCGGCTGCGCCTCTGTCCATCCTCGGCTTCACCGCCGCGGATACTGGAACGTACACCAATGAAGATGCCGCTACCCTGCCGATTCCCGCCGGTGTCCAGACGATCATGTCCGACGCAGGCATCACCGAACTGCGCTATGTTAACGACGTCGCCGCCAACAACCCGGATGGCGACGGCAATTGTGGTGACATTAAAGCTCTGGTCGAAAACCGGGGGAACAACGTGGTGGCGGGCAATATCTTCCTGAGCGCGTCCGCCAACGGTTGCGGCGTTGCCCAGGCGCTGGACGGTACCGCCACCCCCATGGGGATGTTCTGGGTCGGCGGCCAGGAACGCCTCACCGGCCAGCCGTTTACGGTTGAAACAGGTACTCCCGTTGAGTTCGACGGCACCAACCTGGCTACTGCGAATAGTCCCGCCTACCTGCTGACCGGCATCGGACCCTCATCCACCCTGTTCGATGCCAACACCCTGGGCGGCATGACCACCGTGCCGGTGTACCGTCACGTGAAACCGAACGAGTACAACCGCTTCGTGGCCGTCTGGAACGTCGGTGACTTTGACGGCGCCGGCGCCATTACCGCCAAGGACCAGATCGAACTGGTGGCCATCGTTGACGGCGCCCTCGACACCAAGGAAGAGGAACTGGGCGAATGGGACGGCACGCGTAACACCATCTAA
- a CDS encoding type IV pilus twitching motility protein PilT — protein MTNFRDGLEVLLRTCVELGASDMHLSGGERVRFRVNGLLQAHGNELFSSDAVEAMATAIMNEHQRKEFFTRLTADIGYSSSDGERYRVNCFREMCKPAMTVRHLDQRLRSLEELGLPSRLRELAYLHSGLVLVTGATGSGKSSTLAMLLNEINRTRDCHILTVEDPVEFIHTSQRSLVHHREVHTDVPSYAEAVRAAMREDPDVIMVGEMRDLETMQASLAAAETGHLVFSTLHTGEAVGAIERFIGYFSGEEQAVARHRIAMVLRAIVAQRLVIGLDGRKRVPAVELLMVNTAAANLIQTSRTRQLYSMMETGAKDGMWTLDQDLARLVKSNKISRETALTYCNNREGFDRLVSVAVERE, from the coding sequence ATGACGAACTTCAGGGACGGATTGGAGGTTCTGCTGCGGACCTGTGTTGAACTGGGCGCTTCAGATATGCATCTCTCCGGCGGGGAGCGGGTGCGCTTCAGGGTCAACGGGCTGCTGCAAGCCCATGGAAACGAGCTGTTTTCCTCCGATGCCGTTGAGGCCATGGCAACGGCGATCATGAACGAACACCAGCGGAAGGAGTTTTTTACCAGGCTGACGGCCGATATCGGCTACTCCTCCTCCGATGGCGAGCGTTACAGGGTCAACTGTTTCCGGGAAATGTGCAAGCCGGCCATGACCGTGCGCCACCTGGACCAGCGGCTGCGCTCTCTTGAGGAGCTGGGGCTTCCGAGCCGGCTGCGGGAACTGGCCTATCTCCATTCGGGCCTGGTGCTGGTGACCGGCGCCACCGGCAGCGGTAAATCGTCCACGCTGGCAATGCTGCTGAACGAGATCAACCGCACCCGCGACTGCCATATCCTGACGGTGGAGGATCCCGTGGAATTCATCCATACCAGCCAGCGGAGCCTGGTGCATCACCGCGAGGTGCACACCGACGTTCCCAGCTATGCCGAGGCGGTCCGCGCCGCCATGCGCGAGGATCCTGACGTTATCATGGTCGGCGAGATGCGGGACCTGGAGACGATGCAGGCGTCTCTCGCCGCCGCGGAAACCGGTCATCTGGTGTTTTCAACCCTCCATACCGGCGAGGCGGTGGGCGCAATCGAGCGCTTCATCGGCTATTTTTCCGGCGAGGAGCAGGCCGTGGCCCGGCACCGCATCGCGATGGTGCTGCGGGCCATTGTCGCCCAGCGGCTGGTCATAGGGCTGGACGGCAGGAAGAGGGTGCCTGCGGTGGAGTTGCTGATGGTCAACACGGCCGCGGCCAACCTGATCCAGACCTCCAGGACCAGACAGCTCTACTCCATGATGGAGACCGGCGCCAAGGACGGGATGTGGACCCTGGACCAGGACCTGGCCCGTCTGGTCAAGTCCAATAAAATTAGTCGGGAAACGGCCCTGACCTACTGCAACAACCGGGAAGGTTTCGACCGGCTGGTCAGTGTCGCCGTGGAGCGGGAGTGA
- a CDS encoding type II secretion system F family protein, whose protein sequence is MSLYSFIGLDGQGRELRETIEAETEKDVARLLRNRSIFVLKVWEGGGAKPGNGFREWLARLKPLLRPGQYAPVGAGDLVIFFRQTAMMLRAGYTLVTALDASSEMTAKLRLRRTIKKMCDEIRKGGSFSGTLAGEKKIFTPMVSNLIASGEKSGNLDDILDRLADSIERSKDIKRQLVAAMFYPLFVLLVSIGVVIFLVLGVIPRFATFLNARNAALPASTQVLMNISAWAQDYGRILAIALGAVFFSLFVAYTTRKGKQFLDRVLLTLPLVGKAILFASMAQAGWCLAMLLRSGVTALESIRIAASVMGNSAVSDCFSAAADGLLQGQSLSKTLDQPHIPLMMRHMAAVGESSGQLDTVMHGAGEYYQKELTARVKLISVAIEPMLILMVGVVVGFVYFAFFQAVMSVSKGGM, encoded by the coding sequence ATGTCGCTCTATTCCTTTATCGGCCTTGATGGTCAAGGGCGGGAACTGCGGGAAACCATCGAGGCTGAAACCGAAAAGGATGTGGCGCGTCTTCTCCGAAACCGCTCCATTTTCGTCCTGAAAGTCTGGGAGGGGGGGGGAGCGAAACCGGGAAACGGTTTCCGGGAATGGCTGGCACGGCTGAAACCGCTCCTGAGGCCGGGACAGTATGCTCCCGTGGGGGCGGGAGATCTGGTGATTTTCTTCCGCCAGACGGCGATGATGCTGCGCGCCGGATATACCCTGGTCACCGCCCTGGACGCGAGCTCCGAGATGACGGCCAAACTGCGTCTGCGTCGGACCATCAAAAAGATGTGCGATGAAATCAGAAAAGGGGGCAGTTTTTCAGGGACCCTGGCCGGAGAAAAGAAGATCTTCACCCCCATGGTTTCCAACCTGATCGCCAGCGGAGAAAAGAGCGGCAACCTGGACGACATTCTGGACCGGCTGGCGGACAGTATCGAACGGAGCAAGGATATCAAGCGTCAGCTGGTAGCGGCCATGTTCTACCCCCTGTTCGTGCTGCTGGTCTCCATCGGGGTCGTCATTTTCCTGGTCCTGGGGGTCATCCCCCGGTTCGCGACCTTTCTGAACGCCCGTAACGCCGCCCTGCCGGCATCGACCCAGGTACTGATGAATATTTCAGCCTGGGCCCAGGATTACGGCCGCATCCTCGCGATCGCGCTGGGCGCCGTCTTCTTCTCCCTTTTTGTGGCGTACACGACCAGGAAAGGGAAGCAATTCCTGGACAGGGTGCTGCTGACCCTGCCCCTGGTGGGTAAAGCGATCCTGTTCGCCTCCATGGCCCAGGCCGGATGGTGTCTTGCCATGCTTCTGAGAAGCGGCGTGACGGCCCTGGAGTCGATCCGCATCGCCGCCAGCGTCATGGGAAACAGCGCCGTCAGCGATTGTTTCAGCGCGGCGGCGGACGGGTTGCTGCAGGGGCAGTCCCTGTCCAAGACCCTGGACCAGCCCCATATCCCGCTGATGATGCGGCACATGGCGGCGGTCGGCGAGAGCAGCGGCCAGCTGGATACGGTAATGCACGGCGCGGGAGAATATTACCAGAAAGAGTTGACCGCCAGGGTGAAACTCATCTCCGTGGCGATCGAACCGATGCTGATTCTGATGGTCGGGGTTGTGGTCGGGTTTGTCTACTTCGCTTTTTTCCAGGCAGTGATGTCTGTTTCGAAGGGTGGGATGTGA